The genomic window TCCTGATCTTATGGAAGATTTGGACACATTAATACCACAACTTCATCAAGACAAAACTAACCATTATCGTCACTTATTATCATTGGGAGAGATTCAACTACGTCCAGGGGTGAAACGGTTAATTGAAGAAGCTTATCAGGAGGGAATAAGATTAGCGATCGCCACAACTAGCACGTTAGCGAATGCTTTAGCTTTAATCGAAAAACACCTCAATCCTCAGTGGTTTGAAGTGATTGCAGCAGGGGATATTGTTCCTAATAAAAAACCCGCTCCTGATATTTATAATTATGTCTTGAATAAGATGCAGTTATCCCCTGATCAATGTTTAGTATTTGAGGATTCTTTTCATGGGTTACAAGCTTCTTTTGACGCTGGTTTACAAACAGTTATCACTTTACATGATTACACAAAGCATCAAGATTTTTCTTTAGCTAGTGTCGTTTTAAATCATCTAGGAGAACCAAATAATAATTTTAAAATTTTCAAAGGAGATATGAATAATAAAGGGTATCTTGATCTAGAATTATGCCAAAAATTGATTATCAATTATTAAAAAATCCCCTCAAAATAGTTACCTTGAGGGGACAGATCAATGACAAGACAGTAATATTAATAAGCGTCTTGTAACTCGTAAAAATCAGGGGAAACATAATCCTTTCGTAAAGGCCAACCGACCCAATCTTCCGGCATCAAAATGCGTTTGAGATCAGGATGACCATCGTAGATAATGCCATACATATCATAGCTTTCTCGTTCTTGCCAATCGGCCGCTTTCCAGATCCAGTAAACGGAAGGAATATGGGGGTTATCTCTGGGTAAAAAGACTTTAATGCGAACTTCTTCAGCTTGCTCGCAGTTATCGCTCACTTTGATCAAATGATAGAAGCTAACCAGTTCTTTCCCAGGTCCGAGATCATAAGCTCCCTGACATTGTAAATAATTAAACCCGTAGGCGTATAAAGCAGTACAGAGGGGGACCAAAAAGTCGGGGGATACCTTAATTAACTCAACCCCTAGATGATCCGGTTCAAGTAAGTCATGGTCGAAACCATTTTCGGTTAACCAACTCGACACCGGGCCAGCTTGTACGATCGCAGCTTCTTCTTCTTGTTCTGGGGCGTTATCTTGGGTATTTTCATCAACCATATTATGCTTCCTCTTTCTGTTTTTGGGATGCTAAAGCGGGGGGAACTTCCATACCGATCGCTTCTGTCAATTCTTTGGGAGGCGCTTGACGGGTAGGAGTTGCCAAATATTTCCCAGTCAAAATGGGAGAAACCGCTTTCATATTGTGGGGCGTACTATAGTAACGGTGGGTTTGTTCCATTACGGTAGACCGTTCCTGGATAGTCTCATTAGAGACTTTTTTACGCAGTTTGATGATAGCGTCAAAAATGGCTTCGGGACGGGGAGGACAACCCGGAATATAAACATCGACGGGAATTAATTTATCGACACCTCTAACGGCGGTTGTGGAGTCGCTACTGAACATTCCCCCAGTGATGGTACAAGCACCCATAGCAATCACATATTTAGGGTCGGGCATTTCTTCGTAAAGACGCACCAAAGCAGGGGCCATCTTCATGGTAATCGTTCCGGCAGTGATAATTAAATCCGCTTGTCGGGGGCTAGAACGGGGAACAAGGCCAAAACGGTCAAAATCGAAGCGAGAGCCGATGAGGGCTGCAAATTCGATGAAACAACAAGCGGTTCCGTATAACAAGGGCCACAAACTGGATAATCTAGCCCAGTTGTGTAGATCGTCTACAGTGGTTAAGATGATATTTTCTGACAAATCTTGTGTCACTTGGCCACGGGCAGCCGGGTTAAGAATTTTTTCCTTTTGCAACTGCTCAATGGCGGATAGATCGGAGGTTGGGTTCGGACTCATAAGAGATTTAATGATGAACTACAATCGTCGATTGATAATAATTGCTAGGTTTTACGACCATTCTAACGCGCCTTTCCGCCAGGCATAAACCAGGGCGACAACTAGAATGGCGATAAAGATTAAGGCTTCGACAAA from Crocosphaera subtropica ATCC 51142 includes these protein-coding regions:
- a CDS encoding HAD family hydrolase, translated to MRELKALIFDVDGTLAETERDGHRIAFNRAFAEANLNWIWSESLYGELLEISGGKERIRYYLQQYHPDLMEDLDTLIPQLHQDKTNHYRHLLSLGEIQLRPGVKRLIEEAYQEGIRLAIATTSTLANALALIEKHLNPQWFEVIAAGDIVPNKKPAPDIYNYVLNKMQLSPDQCLVFEDSFHGLQASFDAGLQTVITLHDYTKHQDFSLASVVLNHLGEPNNNFKIFKGDMNNKGYLDLELCQKLIINY
- a CDS encoding NAD(P)H-quinone oxidoreductase subunit J, which translates into the protein MVDENTQDNAPEQEEEAAIVQAGPVSSWLTENGFDHDLLEPDHLGVELIKVSPDFLVPLCTALYAYGFNYLQCQGAYDLGPGKELVSFYHLIKVSDNCEQAEEVRIKVFLPRDNPHIPSVYWIWKAADWQERESYDMYGIIYDGHPDLKRILMPEDWVGWPLRKDYVSPDFYELQDAY
- the ndhK gene encoding photosynthetic/respiratory NAD(P)H-quinone oxidoreductase subunit K → MSPNPTSDLSAIEQLQKEKILNPAARGQVTQDLSENIILTTVDDLHNWARLSSLWPLLYGTACCFIEFAALIGSRFDFDRFGLVPRSSPRQADLIITAGTITMKMAPALVRLYEEMPDPKYVIAMGACTITGGMFSSDSTTAVRGVDKLIPVDVYIPGCPPRPEAIFDAIIKLRKKVSNETIQERSTVMEQTHRYYSTPHNMKAVSPILTGKYLATPTRQAPPKELTEAIGMEVPPALASQKQKEEA